From the genome of Setaria viridis chromosome 1, Setaria_viridis_v4.0, whole genome shotgun sequence:
ACACGGATCCTTAACATTTAGCTCTCTTGTGCTTGGGGGTACTCCATGCAGGTCTCTGCAGATCCTCGTGGGAAAGAACCAGCAGCATCCCCGCGCCGGGCTCGTACGAGTACGTCGACGTGACAATgagctcctcgccgtcgtcggcgtcgtctCGCTACATCGTGGAGGTGAACGTCGCGGCCGGGTTCGAGATCGCGAGGCCTAGCGCCGAGTACCGGGACCTCCTCTCGTCCCTGCCGCCGGTGCTCGTGGCGAGGCCGGAGGCTCTGAAGGAACTCGCCGCGGCAATGTGCGCCACGGCCGCGGAGTCCATCCGCGGCGCGGGCATGCACGTGCCGCCGTGGAGGCGCACGCGGTACGTGCTGGCCAAGTGGTCCGCCCGGTTCGAGAGGGTGGAAGCCCCGGCGCCGACTGCCGCGGCGGGGCCACTGCCGGAAGCAggagcgagggcggcggcgcacgcccGGCGGCCGTCCGGGCGGAAGAACTGCGGCATGGAGATGGGGCGAAGGGAGGTGGCCATGGGACGAGAGGCGTTGGTGAGCGTGAGGCCCTCGTTCAGAGGATTGTGAGTTTGTGACATGGGTTTGCGCGGCGTAGCACGGTAGCAGCATATTCTTTTGGGCCATGGATTGTGCACAATTTGCACGACTCGTATGGctggaggaaaataaaaaaaaagacgtATTGAATTTTACTGTACAGTATTGATGTATGTACAATTTTTTAATGAAATGCAACTTTACAAAAGATTGTGCtcgttggtaattccaacctgTGTGGCTGTGTCTACGTGCTATGGTAGGCTCTGGCCTAGTGTAGGGTTTGACACGCTAACAAGAAACGTATTTTACTAGTTGACTTGGAAATCCATCGTCACGAGTACGCAACCGAACTCTTCTAGCTtgcggccttgtttagttcctaatttggaagttgcaaaattgacattttgctataaatgcgcaactgtagcatttcgtttgtatttgtgaattattgtccaaacattgactaattaggctcaaaagattcgtgttgtaaagtacaacaaaactgtgcaattagtttttgatttcatctacatttagtactccatgcatgtaccgtaaatttgatgtgatgggaatcttctttttggatagtgccaaagttgggattttggagggaaAAAAAGGGCTGGTCTCTCTGCAGACCGATCACCCGTACTCGTAAGCACCAAACAAAACGTGGGTGCCTGTCTGCCTTCCTATCAGCTAGTGCCGGCTCCACTACGAACAAGACATTTCAACCAAGCCTGCTTACCAGGAAAGGCCAGGCAAATCATCCTCAAACACGTCAGCCATGTTCGGCCCCGCTCCACCACATGCAGAAGGACTCCGCACtgcaaatgttttttttccctgaatGGATGGCCGCACGAAACCACCGAATCGTCCGGGCAAATCCGCCCTCGGCACCGAGACACAGCCTCAGCCCGAGACAGCGCGCACGCCAGCTGCCAGCAATCAGGTTCGGGTGGGGGCGCGGGGTGCTTGCGACGCCGGCGAAAGGGACGCGGAGTGCGCGTCCGCTGACTGGAGGCGGAGCACGGGAGATGCTGTGACTACAAGGCGATGGCGCCTTCGGGCACATCACTCTTGTCACGGTCACGGTGACGGCCCTGGCTGGCCCCGGCCGGGCTCCAGCAAGATCCCAAACCCGCGCGCTCTGGGAAGAGGCGGGCCGGGGGCGGTAGATAAAGGTCTCCGTCAGTGGGAGGGAACAACAAGGGTCTCCAAGTGCCGTAACGAATCGTGTGCCACAGCTTTGGGCTCCTTTTCTTCGACGAAGAGGATGTCATGGCCTCATGGGAAAGGAATCTgatcggttggttggttggtttgtCAAGTTCGTTCGTACCCGGAAGAGGAGTTTTACTGAAACTTGCAAGGACCGAGTACACACTGGTCTGCCGAGTTTCAATCAAACTGACCCGATCGAAGTCCATCCAATTTGACTGGTGCTACGTTCGATCACAGGTCGATTCGGCTGAGCTCGGCCAGTTCTATACTTCTATGCACCTGGTTGGGATCGATTAGTCAAGCCGCCCGGTGTTGGCAGCGGCGTACCGAAAGGGGACCGCAGTTTCGCATCGTGCGTTCGTGCCCAACAGCTGGTCTGGTCGTGCCGGTGGGACGGAGAAGTGGGGAGGAAAACGTATCAGACTCGGGCGGCAGCGACTCCGCCCACAGGGGGCCGAGAATTCCACAGGTGATGCGCTCGCCCGCCGGCGCACCCGCCCGCGTCTCGCGCGtcgcgccgccggggacggcggCCCGATTGGTCCTCCTTATTTAGGCACCGTCTTTTGGCCCCAtccgagccgagccgaggcgCCATGAGATCCTCCCCcgtggcgcgccgcgcgcgcctgctCGTGTCTCTGCTCCTGTGCGCCGGCGCGCTCGGGTTCTTGCCCCGCTGTCATGGCGCTGCCGAGGGGGAGATGCCCGGCTACGTCACCGTCTCCGCCGCCAGCTTCGAGCCGGCCTCCACGTGCAGCGCGCCCGACCCAGGTACGCGGATACTGGCAACCTGATCATCGGTTGTTTAATTTCAGTTCGTCATGGCGCGCGCGCGTGCTGATTCGTCGGCTGGGATGGGATTCGGTGAGGTTTTCAGCTGCGCCGCGGCGGAACGGCACGTCGGCCGTGCTGCGGCTGACGCACAGGCACGGGCCGTGCGCACCCTCGCGGACGTCCTCGCTGGCGACGCTGTCGGTCGCTGAGACGCTACGCGCGGACCAGCGGCGCGCGGAGTACATCCTGAGGAGGGTGTCGGGCGCCGGCGCGCAGCAGCTGCTGGGAGGatccgaggcggcggcggcggcgacggtgccgGCGAACTGGGGATACGACATCGGCACGTTCAACTACGTGGTGACGGCGAGCCTCGGCACGCCGGGCGTGGCGCAGACGCTGGAGGTGGATACCGGCAGCGACCTGTCGTGGGTGCAGTGCAAGCCGTGCGCGTCGTCGTGCTACAACCAGAAGGACCCGCTCTTCGACCCCGCCCAGTCGTCGTCGTACGCCGCCGTGCCGTGCGGCGGGTCCGCGTGCGCGGGGCTGGGCATCTACGCGTCCGGGTGCTCGGCGGCGCAGTGCGGGTACGTGGTCAGCTACGGCGACGGGTCCAACACCACGGGCGTGTACAGCTCCGACACGCTGACGCTGACGGCGACGGACGCGGTGGAGGGGTTCCTCTTCGGCTGCGGGCACGCGCAGAGAGGGCTGTTCACCGGCATCGACGGGCTCCTCGGTCTCGGCCGCCTGCCGGTGTCGCTGGTGGGACAGGCTGCGGGCGTGTACGGCAGTGCCTTCTCCTACTGCCTCCCGACGAAGCCGTCCACCACGGGGTACCTGACGCTGGGCGGCGGTGCGAATGCCGCGGCGCCGGGGTTCGCGACGACGCAGCTGCTGACGTTGCCGAGCGCGCCGACGTACTACATCGTGATGCTGACGGGCATGAGCGTGGGCGGGCAGGCGCTGAGCGTGCCGGAATCGGCGTTCGCGGGCGGGACGGTGGTGGACACGGGCACGGTGGTGACCCGGCTGCCCCCGGCGGCGTACGCGGCGCTGCGGTCGGCGTTCCGGAGCGGCATGGCGGCGTACGGgtacccggcggcgccgccgaacGGGATCCTAGACACGTGCTACAACTTCGCCGGGTACGGCAGCGTGACGCTGCCCAACGTGGCGCTCACGTTCAGCAGCGGCGCCACCCTGACGCTGGGCGCCGACGGGATCCTGTCGTTCGGGTGCCTCGCGTTCGCGCCCAGCGGCAGCGACGGTGGCATGGCCATCCTCGGGAACGTGCAGCAGCGGTCGTTCGAGGTGCGCATCGACGGCGAGTCCGTCGGGTTCAAGCCCGGCTCCTGCTGATCCATCCGCTCCCTCGTCGATTAACTAGCTTCTGATTGCAAACTAGTAGTAGTACAGGGTATGCGTGTACTCGTGTACGTACACGTTCGAGAGTATATAGATACATGCATAGTACATGATAGCACATACagacttaggccccgtttggtagggcttctcaaagtgcttctccaacagcttttggtgaagctctaccaaaggaccaatttcaaaacggcttcaccaccaaagccggggagaagccgcaaaacggcttacactagagaggagaagccgaaaaaagtggcttcaccggcttctcctctctctccaagcattaagtgatcataaaattacatatattgctattgagaagccgttttaccgaacgttttgcaaaatggcttgagcttcactaaaaaagtcACTCCACCGAAggagccgaagccgaagtcATTTTATGAGAAGtcaaagctctaccaaacgggactGGATGGGTCACGTCGTCGGTGAAAGAAAGTTGTTTCGTTGTTGGTGGAATGGAAGGGGCTAATCAGAGACGTAAACGCGTTGACACTTGACACGTTCCGGCTGATTCGGCGTGCTTTTCGTTCGTTGATAGTGCAGTGTTAGGAGGGGCGCGTGGACCCACTTTGATGTGTTCTTTTGATAGCGGCGGCTCTGCTGCTCTCCGTAAGATTGGACTTGGACTGTGTGGCGATATGACGCGCACCAAAGTCATCGTGGACTTGAGTCCCACGAGAAAGATGAGCGGttgctttttatttttttaatgcatTTTTGAGGGGGATGATCCGGATGGATGTTGTAGTTGTTTGTTGAACATCCATGGTCCATTCTCCAAAGAGGTTGGAAATTCGACCACATATATATGAATGACTGTGCTCCCCGTAAAAAAAGAACAATGTTTTagcattcaaaatttatcaaaaaGGAATGATGTTTAGGATTTAAATCTTATGTATGGATAATTTGGCGTGTTGACCTcgtgcatgcatgattaaatggaaacatattttctccattttctataTTAAACTGAACTAACTAAGGGTGCATGCGTCTTTTTCATTCACCCCTAATCTGTTTGAAAAATTCCATAAattcattctttttgggacggagagagtatgtATTAGCTGCAGTAAACAAAAAGAAGCAGCAGTTCGTGGGAGCATATGtttccctccattttaaattatagattAATTTAGTTTTTTTGACTAATAGATTTtgttatatatctagacatataatatatttatgtgcatagcaaaagGTATGAATcttaaaaagctaaaataatttataatttggggTGTACGAGTAGCTCATAGCAAGACACTTGAAACTTCTTTTACCATCATTGTAGACGCCGGAAACGACAACCGACACATAAATACTCATACATATTAAAAGAACTCATAAATAGTGGGttccaaaagaaaaatactCCTATAGCGCAAGCGAGCATTTAGAAACACTACTTAACGACAAATGTCTTTAAGTTCCATGAGACAATTCACAAAGACATAACACATGGTATGTCTCTATTTGTTTGCTGCACTAGcaatatattgaaaaaaatgtgtTTACTTCCGTACATACCAATTCTCCAACTCAACCTCATGCAGGCACAGGTATACATGCATACATCAGATATTGCTAATTGCACTATATTTGTTGAGGTAGTTCACTCCGTGTATCGAGTGTCTTTATGAGATATAAGGTCCAAGTAAAAGTCTATGTACATAATCTTGTATTGGtgttttacaaaaaaaaaactctgccTCTGTACTTGacattttctcttttattttgagGCATTGTACTTGACATTTTCTAAAACACCACAAGAAGTGTCTTTACCGTTGGCGTGGGGAGGGAAGCATGACGGGCCGAGTCGAATGCTGGGCTGGGCCGGAAGAaaagaagggggggggggggggagagagagttAGACCGTGGGCTGGTTGGTTTCGGCCCATATCCGAGTTGTAGTTTAGAGATAGGTTTTTTATTTGTTTGGGAATTGGGAGTTTAAAGTACTCACCTATGTTATTACTAGAAATAATCTAAAGTATATTAAATCTGCATATATTTGATAATAAAACACCccaaataatgaaataatatattCTTCTAAATTGCCAATTTTCTACCAATGCTAATAAAGAAAAATACTAGGTAGCAatgtatgatgtgtgtcaccatttatacgTGTATACCTGTATATGCATGAAGCAACGGCAATGCAAATTTTCATGTCAAATACATAGTCAAACTAAGGATTCAACTAAACACataatggatgaaaaagtgtagaCTATTAGTTGCTAGCTAAATCCTATCACAatggataaagataagtacatatctatataatatTGTGTCAAAAattttaacaaatgagagaggaaggtaataattttttattagcTACGTGttgtattttatttataaatttttaATACTTATATTTCTCAAAATTACTAGCCCGTGCGGAGACACGGTTTGATGGACTAGACATAATCATCATAAATAAATCAGCTCAATTATTGAGAAAGGCAACATAATATATTAAACTTTATTCATAAACAATCAGGAGAAAAATACAATTTTCTTTTGGTTGGTTGTTCGCACACTCGCATCATGTTTCAATCACAGCAGAATGATTAAAATCGAAGTACTATAGTTGATGGCAGCCACAAGCACCTCGAGAGAAGCCTGCTATGTAGCTTCCTCCCCGCAGTGTCATTTGCGTCAACGCCCTCGTGGGCACCGCCGATCAGCACGCCCCAGCCCTGAAGCCCACAGCGCCCCCGCCGACGTCGTACAGCACCTCGAACGTTCGCTGCTGCACGTTGCCGATGATGCCCAAGGCGCTGTCGTCGCTGGTGGCCGCGAAGGCGAGGCAGTTGCCCAGAATGATCCCTTCTCCGACGAGGTCGACGACTGCGCCCCCGGAGAACACCAGCGCGACGGCCGGCATGCTGATTGTGGACTGGCCACTGAAGTCGAAGCACGTGTCGAGGAGGCCGCTGGGCGGTGCCGCCTTGTACTTCTTCATCCCGGCCTTGAACGCCGACGACAGCGCCGAGTAGGCCGTCGGCGGCAAGCGCGTGATGACCGTGCCGGAGTCCATGACCGACCCGGCGGAGAAGACCGAGGTGGGTATGTTGAGCTGCCTCCCGCCCACCCTGATGGCCTGAAGGCGCACGCCGTAGAACGTTGGGACCTGCCTCATCCTGAGCATCGGCGTCTTGACGAAGCCCGAGCTTCCAGTTCCAGCACCGAGCGTGAGGAACCCGGAAGAGGTCGAAGTCCGCGGGAGGCAGTAGGAGAAGGCCTTGCCGAACGTCCCCGCCGTCTGCGTCACGAGCGATTgcgggccgccgccgagccccatGAGCCCGGCGGTTTGGTCGTCGAAGCCCGACTCCACCTGGTTGCACCCGAACTGGAAGTTGGTGACGGTGTTGGAGCCCAGCACGAGCGCGTCGGAGCTGTAGGTCCCCGTCGTGCTGGATCCATCGCCGTACCTGACAATGTACTGGCACTGCTGGGAGCTCGAGCACCCGTTTCCCTCCACGCCGAGCTGCACGCAAGTGTCAGAGGTGCAAGAGAACGGGGAGTAGGTGCTCGACGCGCTGGGGTCGAAGAGCGGGTCCGCCTGGGGGTGGCACTGCGAGCACGGTTTGCACTGCACCCATGGCACGTCGCTGCCGGAGTCGATGAGCATGGTCTGGGTCACGGCCGGCGAGCCGATGCCGACGGTGATCACGTACTCCAACGTCTGCAGGAAAAAACCCAGCGTGGTCGGCACAGTAAGGTCCGACTGCTGCtggacgtcgccggcgccggccttgGCGCCAGAGAACTTCCGTTGGATGTAGGCAGCCCGGAGCTGGTCACGCCGGAGCCTCTCCTCCAAGGTTGGCATCTTAGTGATGTTCAACGGCGAGCACGGGCCATGGCGGTGGTGCAACGGCACCGTGGCGGCGCCGGGCAACGGAGCTGCTGAAACAATCAGCGAAGCAAGGGAAACGGTTGCAATTTACAACTGTGCGCAGAATCGATCGCCAAGTGGAAACCGCAGATACGTGCACGGACAGTGTACCGTACTGTACCTTTGCGCTCGGAGCATACAGCGTCAGACTTCAGAGAGTCAAGGGACAGAACCGTGTAGCTGCGATCATCTCCTGCGTGAGCAATGAGAGAGTGACAGCTgcaaaagaagaggaggaggagaagctttGGAACAGAGGCCATGGCTCTGCTCCTTGCTTCCCACTCACAGGCACTGCTGTAGCAGCTGAGATATGCAGTGAGTTGCAGCTTCAGGATGCTAACCTGCTTATATAGAGGACAGTGCCCGGGCACGAACGCAATCATTCTTCACGACGGAGACTCGTGGTGGACTAGGAAACGGTGGCGTGCGTACTTGGGCGGACGACCCAATCGGACCCAAGGCGTGTGGTCTTCTTCTAACCGATGTTGCCGCCTTGATCAGCGCATAAAAGTGACGGTTTTGAATTCTTCGTGATAAGATTGGGCGTCCTCCGGATCGAATGTTAGGTACTAACGTCATCTTTCCTCAGCAAAACAAGCCTCTTTGGACTGCGGGAATTTAATTTTGGCGGACAAGTTTAGGACTAGAAATTCATGATGGGTGTTTATTCAAATTGTTCCATTGTTATAACATAATAATTGAATTTGTTTCAGGAAAAAAACAGATAGAACTACAGAGGAAAATGACCATTCAGATATTAGTACAAAGAAAGCACGACAATCTGAGCCTGGCGGTTTGGTCGTCGAAGCCCGACTCCACCTGGTTGCACCCGAACTGGAAGTTGGTGACGGTGTTGGAGCCCAGCACGAGCGTGTCGGAGCTGTAGGTCCCCGTCGTGCTGGAGCCATCGCCGTACCTGACAATGTACTGGCACTGCTGGGAGCTCGATCATCCGTTTCCCTCCACGCCGAGCTGCACGCAAGTGTCAGAGGTGCAAGAGAACGGGGAGTAGGTGCTCGACGCGCTGGGGTCGAAGAGCGGGTCCACCTGGGGGTGGCACTGCGAGCACGGTTTGCACTGCACCCATGGCACGTCGCTGCCGGAGTCGATGAGCATGGTCTGGGTCACGGCCGGCGAGCCGATGCCGACGGTGATCACGTACTCCAACGTGTGCAGGAAAAAACCCAGCGTGGTCGGCACAGTAAGGTCCGAGTGCTGCTGGACGTCGCCAGCGCCGGCCTTGGCGCCAGAGAACTTCCGTTGGATGTAGGCAGCCCGGAGCTGGTCACGCCGGGGCCTCTCCTCCAAGGTTGGCATCTTCTTATTCGATGGCACCGGTGAGCATGGGCCGTGCCGGTGGTGCAAAGGCACCGTCGTGACACCAGTAGacaatggagtagctgaaacaATCAAAGCAGGGGAAACGATTAGCGATTACGACTGTGGACAAGAATCACACCAAATGGAATCGCATTATTACCTAATCCTCCATCCTTATACTGCAAAATTTTGTATTCCATTTGCCAGTTTAACTTACAGCATTTCTATAGAAACTGGCTAATTGACTTAGACATTTAATTTGGACCAGTTTAGGACTGCAAAATGATTGTTGTATATAAACATATACTGCAAGAGTCAGTATACAGGCAAGATGTtgcctttcaaaaaaaatttctcaaGTTGCCTTTCATTTTCTGGGACTGTAGTAGACGATGAATTATTGTCTTGTTGCAATGCGTATAGACAGGGATTAGTCAAACTGTTATACGGTTACAAAATAATTGAGGCATTTAGAAATAGATAGAGGtatatagaaaaatgatataCTACCAATCTATTCATTAAGAAACTGGAGTCTAATTAATtttgatttttcaaaaaaatttgtacTACTCTAGTTGGGCTACCGAGTATTTGTCTCTcgcattagttttttttttgtcacaatTACAACCCTCCCTCAACCACCACCATTGAACATCTTTGTATGTTGGTACTTCTTTTTAGTTATTTTCACCGTTCGATTTCTCGGGATGGACagctcttatttttttcaatcacTCTAAAATCTCTCTTGTTATAAACCTTGGAGATCGTTCCCCTTTTGTGTGGATGCATGTGTGGTTTGCATGGTGCCATTCATCATGATTTAAACTTTGAGTTAATTTTTTCTTATATATTTATAATGATAGTTGTAGGTAATTTAGAAGTATGTATATGATGTACTTCAGCttattatttttcataatgatagatATTGTTAATTTGGATGTATAGTTAGTCGAACTAGCAAAGGGGTGGGGTATTTAAAGCAAATTACGTCCATTTTCTAATGTTGTCAACATGATTTATTATAGCAAAATAAATCGATGGCTGACTATTTTGtcttttgtgatatattttcGTCTGTTTGTGCTAACGTGATTATTTCACTCCTTGAGCACAAAgtcaaattttcaaaaaaaaattggcggGGAAAGTATAAAGCCAAATTGGCCGCACATGTGTTGTAAAACTTAGTTTGTTGTGAACCAGATTGTTAATCATCTGGCTGCTTACAAAACATAGCATAGATAGATTGCGACTTTAAAGTTCTGTCACTATAAACGACTTGTTTATTACGTCAACTTggcatttccttttttttttcttacaaatAAAGGATTTTATTCCTGTTCGGCAGTTGAGGTATTCATCATGAAACGATCAAGCCTCTAGTCATCATCGACGTCGATACAGTAATTACGCATTATGTTTGTTAAAGATAATGATAGATTATATTAGTCTGTTTTTTGTGAAGTCAATGTGCTTAAAAATAGGGCTTTCAAGTGAGAACAGGTGTGGTTTAGGACAGCGGACGACCCGGGCTCATCCGCTAGCTTGTTATAGCCGCCATCAGGCCATCGGTAAACTACATTATATTCAGGGCCGGCTCTATAATTTCGAGGGCCCCCGGGCAAGGATGAAAATAAGGGCTcgttgaactaatttttaatatgAAAACTTAAGTATACGgtacaaataataaaaattattttGCAATATATATAGCTCATAAAACATAAAAATAgtgtaaaaaaactaaaaataataACCATTATGATcacctcaaataaaaatataatgcttcaGTGCTTTGTAAAAAACCGACTTCGGgtatttcttgatgcaaaaacTTCAATAACGGTATCAAGATTAATGTCGTCCAAAACATCATTTGCAATGCTGCACATAGCCAAGCCATTCAATCTTTTTTATGACATAGTTGATCTAAAATAATATTAATTAGATAACTGCTTTTTAACAAAATTGAcgtaaaagaaaacaaagatggAAGCGCTCACCTTTGACGTGCTCGGTGCTCCAAGCGATCAAGACGTGCTCCACTGCTCCAGAAGGCAGAAGCGGCGCTCGGCAATCCAACCCTGACGCCCTGACGGTTTGACGCGGCGCTCGGCGCTCCAGAGTCCAAACGCTGAAACGTAGCGCTCGCCTGATCGCCTCTGCACACGCTGAGGTGCTGACCCGCGCGATGAGGCGACGATCGGATTGGTGTCGGGCGGCGGCATggagtcaggactcaggagcgTATACGATGCAGGCATACGGAGAGTCGGAGACATGGAGTGAGGGCGTTAGGCGTCAGCACGCAATTTGGCAGGCTTGGCTCGCTCTGATCGCCTGATGCTCTGATTCGGAATCCGCGGCGGCATGGCCAAGCGTATTTGGCAGGCCTGACAAGTAATTTGGTAGGCCCAATTTAGCACGGATGGAAGGCAGGCAGTAATTATTACACGTGCTATTTAATAAGGCCGAAACAAAATGCACCAATCAAATTATATATTCTAACTATCTATATGGTCACGGCCCTCCGGCTTCGTGAGCCCTGGGTGGTCGCACGGCCTGCCCTCCCcttagagccggccctgattATATTCCCATCATTTTCTCTCTTGTCCCGTTGCGTCATGGCGTTTTCTTCCTCAGGTCGCAACTCGTAGAAAGTCTCGGCCGCCGGTTCGGCAGCACGTCGCGTCGGCGTCGCTCGCCATCCGAGTCGTCGTAGCATCTCTTGGCGTCACGCCCTCTAATATAATGGATCAGTCTCCTGCATGTGTCCTTTCAAATGGAAAGTCCCTGATAAACTCCTTGTGTTAATTAACAATCATCCACACGTTAAGACAAAGCAAGGCTCCAATAATTCGTTTCCAAATAGACTACTGGACTGGATTGAACCAACGGCCGGCCGTCAGGGCCGGCTCTATAATTTCGAGGGCCCCCGGCAAGGATGAAAATAAGGGCTCGTTGAACTAATTTTTCATATGAAACTTAAGTATACGgtacaaataataaaaattattttGCAATATATATAGCTCATAAAatataaaattaaaaataataacCATTATGATcacctcaaataaaaatataatgcttcaGTGCTTTGTAAAAAACCGACTTCGGgtatttcttgatgcaaaaacTTCAATAACGGTATCAAGATTAATGTCGTCCAAAACATCATTCCAATGCTGCACATAGCCAAGCCATTTAATCTTTTTTATGACATAGTTGATCTAAAATAATATTAATTAGATAATTGCTTTTTAACAAAATTGAcgtaaaagaaaacaaagatggAAGCGCTCGCCTTTGACGTGCTCGGTGCTCCAAGCGATCAAGACGTGCTCCACTGCTCCAGAAGGCAGAAGCGGCGCTCGGCAATCCAGCCCTGACGGTCTAACGCAGCGCTCGGCGCTCCAGAGTCCAAACGTTGAGC
Proteins encoded in this window:
- the LOC117835954 gene encoding uncharacterized protein, whose protein sequence is MESLGAYKKATAALDEAARARLLRGPFISNVALPSAPSRRADADDDDDDLMGLVNEFYNGYGEHGTDGVVAKHAVAPRSTEWKETLRLTLADAAADAAAARIRAEAERIVRDAGPAVVVGGGGMRKHLVERLRARGFNAGLCRSSWERTSSIPAPGSYEYVDVTMSSSPSSASSRYIVEVNVAAGFEIARPSAEYRDLLSSLPPVLVARPEALKELAAAMCATAAESIRGAGMHVPPWRRTRYVLAKWSARFERVEAPAPTAAAGPLPEAGARAAAHARRPSGRKNCGMEMGRREVAMGREALVSVRPSFRGL
- the LOC117842152 gene encoding aspartyl protease family protein At5g10770, with the translated sequence MRSSPVARRARLLVSLLLCAGALGFLPRCHGAAEGEMPGYVTVSAASFEPASTCSAPDPAAPRRNGTSAVLRLTHRHGPCAPSRTSSLATLSVAETLRADQRRAEYILRRVSGAGAQQLLGGSEAAAAATVPANWGYDIGTFNYVVTASLGTPGVAQTLEVDTGSDLSWVQCKPCASSCYNQKDPLFDPAQSSSYAAVPCGGSACAGLGIYASGCSAAQCGYVVSYGDGSNTTGVYSSDTLTLTATDAVEGFLFGCGHAQRGLFTGIDGLLGLGRLPVSLVGQAAGVYGSAFSYCLPTKPSTTGYLTLGGGANAAAPGFATTQLLTLPSAPTYYIVMLTGMSVGGQALSVPESAFAGGTVVDTGTVVTRLPPAAYAALRSAFRSGMAAYGYPAAPPNGILDTCYNFAGYGSVTLPNVALTFSSGATLTLGADGILSFGCLAFAPSGSDGGMAILGNVQQRSFEVRIDGESVGFKPGSC
- the LOC117843444 gene encoding aspartyl protease family protein At5g10770 isoform X2 — protein: MASVPKLLLLLFFCSCHSLIAHAGDDRSYTVLSLDSLKSDAVCSERKAPLPGAATVPLHHRHGPCSPLNITKMPTLEERLRRDQLRAAYIQRKFSGAKAGAGDVQQQSDLTVPTTLGFFLQTLEYVITVGIGSPAVTQTMLIDSGSDVPWVQCKPCSQCHPQADPLFDPSASSTYSPFSCTSDTCVQLGVEGNGCSSSQQCQYIVRYGDGSSTTGTYSSDALVLGSNTVTNFQFGCNQVESGFDDQTAGLMGLGGGPQSLVTQTAGTFGKAFSYCLPRTSTSSGFLTLGAGTGSSGFVKTPMLRMRQVPTFYGVRLQAIRVGGRQLNIPTSVFSAGSVMDSGTVITRLPPTAYSALSSAFKAGMKKYKAAPPSGLLDTCFDFSGQSTISMPAVALVFSGGAVVDLVGEGIILGNCLAFAATSDDSALGIIGNVQQRTFEVLYDVGGGAVGFRAGAC
- the LOC117843444 gene encoding aspartyl protease family protein At5g10770 isoform X1 is translated as MASVPKLLLLLFFCSCHSLIAHAGDDRSYTVLSLDSLKSDAVCSERKAAPLPGAATVPLHHRHGPCSPLNITKMPTLEERLRRDQLRAAYIQRKFSGAKAGAGDVQQQSDLTVPTTLGFFLQTLEYVITVGIGSPAVTQTMLIDSGSDVPWVQCKPCSQCHPQADPLFDPSASSTYSPFSCTSDTCVQLGVEGNGCSSSQQCQYIVRYGDGSSTTGTYSSDALVLGSNTVTNFQFGCNQVESGFDDQTAGLMGLGGGPQSLVTQTAGTFGKAFSYCLPRTSTSSGFLTLGAGTGSSGFVKTPMLRMRQVPTFYGVRLQAIRVGGRQLNIPTSVFSAGSVMDSGTVITRLPPTAYSALSSAFKAGMKKYKAAPPSGLLDTCFDFSGQSTISMPAVALVFSGGAVVDLVGEGIILGNCLAFAATSDDSALGIIGNVQQRTFEVLYDVGGGAVGFRAGAC